The Paenibacillus macerans genome includes a window with the following:
- a CDS encoding glycoside hydrolase family 130 protein, giving the protein MNVKRCAQNPVIRVGDVAPSRPDFRVLGAFNAGVAQVRDEIILLLRVSEAPVSDRVDEVLVPRLNEAGTDVLIERYDKADPSYDFSDSRFVARDGRTAMLTSLSHLLVARSKDGVHFDIEPQPALFPEHALEAWGIEDPRVTQIGDMYYITYSSASARGVGVGLAETRDFRTFKRHGLMLAPENKDVMIFPEKINGKYYALHRPVPKSFGSPEMWIAESPDLIHWGNHRFLMGLSEQGWDSARMGGGAVPIRIDRGWLALYHGADSKHRYCMGAVLLDLKDPAKVIARSRVPVLEPETAYEVNGFFGGVVFSCGAILLDQTIRMYYGAADEVMAVVDIPLEDIYSTFF; this is encoded by the coding sequence ATGAACGTAAAACGCTGTGCGCAAAATCCTGTTATACGTGTCGGGGACGTTGCACCCTCCCGCCCCGACTTTCGAGTGCTTGGAGCGTTTAATGCAGGCGTTGCGCAAGTACGGGATGAAATTATTCTGTTGCTGCGCGTTTCGGAAGCTCCGGTATCGGACCGGGTGGACGAAGTGCTTGTCCCCCGGCTTAACGAAGCGGGCACCGATGTACTTATAGAGCGCTACGACAAGGCTGACCCGAGCTATGATTTCTCCGACTCGCGCTTCGTAGCAAGGGACGGACGAACGGCCATGCTCACATCCTTATCCCATCTGCTGGTGGCGCGAAGTAAGGATGGCGTTCATTTCGACATCGAGCCGCAGCCGGCCTTGTTTCCGGAACACGCTCTGGAAGCGTGGGGGATTGAAGATCCGCGCGTGACCCAAATCGGGGACATGTATTATATCACTTACAGCTCCGCCTCCGCTCGCGGCGTTGGCGTTGGCCTGGCGGAGACCCGGGATTTTCGAACATTCAAGCGTCACGGGCTTATGCTCGCTCCCGAAAATAAGGACGTCATGATATTCCCGGAGAAAATTAACGGCAAATACTACGCTTTGCACCGTCCGGTGCCGAAGTCGTTCGGTTCCCCCGAGATGTGGATTGCCGAATCGCCCGATCTCATACATTGGGGGAACCATCGCTTCTTGATGGGGCTTAGCGAACAAGGCTGGGATTCGGCTCGAATGGGCGGCGGCGCGGTTCCGATTCGAATCGATCGCGGCTGGCTTGCGCTGTACCACGGCGCGGACAGCAAGCATCGCTATTGTATGGGCGCAGTGCTGCTCGACTTGAAAGATCCGGCCAAGGTGATAGCAAGATCTCGTGTACCCGTATTGGAGCCGGAAACCGCCTATGAGGTGAATGGATTTTTCGGCGGGGTCGTGTTTTCGTGCGGAGCCATTTTACTAGATCAAACGATCCGCATGTATTACGGTGCCGCGGACGAAGTGATGGCTGTAGTGGACATCCCGTTGGAGGATATATATAGTACGTTTTTTTGA
- a CDS encoding LacI family DNA-binding transcriptional regulator, with the protein MANIQEIARLAGVSTATVSRVINRHPYVSDLTRERVLNIIEQLDYVPNSNAKSLKKGMTRIIGVIAVSYSTLLMSLIRSFHTIAQKYGFNVMLFMTNGNCDKELEALEMLRSKQLDALLCLLRTNEWDVIESYTKYGPIVTWQRLVSDTIPSVFMDQYQGYMLGLEYLYAKGYRKILNVYSSKGLNTLGRIRAYEDFIQKYGLKDKGFPQFHNKMTIRDGEEVARWWIKQADKPDAISCSTDEVAAGILTELRRAGFSVPDDVGIMGFDNTDIAHLLDLTTIHYPVDKQAENAFNIIKGMLEQAVPKLHSLEFNVVERRST; encoded by the coding sequence GTGGCAAATATCCAAGAGATCGCACGGCTTGCAGGCGTTTCTACGGCAACGGTTTCACGCGTAATTAACCGGCACCCCTATGTAAGCGATTTAACGAGAGAAAGAGTCTTAAACATCATTGAACAGTTGGATTATGTACCCAATTCCAATGCGAAATCTTTAAAAAAAGGCATGACCCGGATCATTGGGGTTATCGCCGTTTCATACAGTACACTGTTAATGTCGCTCATACGCTCATTTCATACGATTGCCCAAAAATACGGATTTAACGTCATGCTTTTCATGACAAACGGAAACTGCGATAAGGAACTTGAAGCTCTTGAAATGTTGCGCAGCAAGCAGTTGGACGCCCTGCTTTGCCTGCTCCGCACGAATGAGTGGGATGTCATCGAATCCTACACGAAATACGGACCGATTGTAACTTGGCAACGTCTCGTCAGTGACACGATACCGTCCGTTTTTATGGATCAATATCAAGGCTACATGCTTGGCCTCGAGTATCTATACGCCAAAGGTTACCGGAAAATTTTAAACGTATACTCGTCCAAAGGCCTGAATACCCTGGGACGAATCAGAGCCTATGAGGATTTTATTCAAAAGTACGGATTAAAAGATAAAGGCTTCCCGCAATTTCATAATAAGATGACCATTCGCGATGGAGAAGAAGTAGCGCGATGGTGGATAAAACAAGCGGACAAGCCGGATGCGATTTCCTGCTCGACCGACGAGGTAGCGGCAGGGATTTTAACGGAGCTGCGGCGCGCCGGATTTTCGGTGCCGGATGATGTGGGAATTATGGGATTTGATAATACAGACATCGCCCACCTGCTGGATCTGACAACCATCCATTATCCCGTAGATAAACAAGCAGAGAATGCATTTAATATTATAAAGGGAATGCTGGAGCAAGCCGTCCCTAAACTGCATTCTCTGGAGTTTAACGTGGTTGAGCGAAGATCGACATAG
- a CDS encoding 6-phospho-beta-glucosidase, which produces MKKGLKIVTIGGGSSYTPELIEGFIKRHHELPLRELWLVDIEAGKEKLEIVGAMAKRMVKAAGIDCDIHLTLNRREALVDADFVTTQFRVGLLDARIKDETIPLRHGMIGQETNGAGGMFKAFRTIPVILEIVNDMKELCPDAWLINFTNPAGMVTEAVLRYGRWEKVIGLCNVPIMATKNEAAVLEKSEEELFFKFAGINHLHWHKVYGRSGEELTAEVIDKLYGPDAKPEKIVENIKNMRFLYEQIRQLEMLPCPYHRYYYMTDSMLKEELEEADKEGTRGQVVKRLEESLFELYKDPNLDYKPKELEQRGGAYYSDAACEVINAIYNNKGTRMVVNTRNRGAISDLPYDSAIEITSMITAHGAEPVHFGAFPSAQRGLLQLMKAMEELTIEAAVTGDYPTALQAFTLNPLVTSGDVAKVVLDELLEAHKEHLPQFKK; this is translated from the coding sequence ATGAAAAAAGGATTAAAAATCGTTACGATCGGCGGCGGGTCAAGCTATACCCCCGAATTGATCGAAGGGTTTATTAAACGGCACCATGAACTTCCGCTCAGGGAACTTTGGCTTGTCGATATTGAAGCGGGGAAAGAGAAGCTGGAAATTGTCGGAGCCATGGCAAAAAGAATGGTAAAGGCAGCGGGAATCGACTGTGACATTCACTTGACGCTGAATCGGAGAGAAGCGCTGGTTGATGCCGATTTTGTCACAACCCAATTCCGGGTGGGCCTTTTGGATGCTCGCATTAAAGACGAAACGATTCCGCTTCGTCATGGGATGATCGGTCAGGAAACCAACGGAGCAGGCGGCATGTTTAAAGCGTTCCGCACCATTCCGGTCATCTTGGAGATCGTCAATGATATGAAGGAGCTTTGCCCTGATGCCTGGTTGATCAACTTTACGAACCCGGCGGGAATGGTAACGGAAGCCGTGCTGCGATACGGCCGGTGGGAGAAGGTCATCGGTTTGTGCAACGTTCCCATTATGGCGACTAAGAACGAAGCCGCTGTACTGGAAAAAAGCGAAGAAGAATTGTTCTTCAAATTTGCCGGCATTAATCACCTGCACTGGCACAAAGTCTATGGCCGAAGCGGTGAAGAACTTACCGCTGAAGTGATCGATAAACTTTACGGTCCCGATGCCAAACCGGAAAAAATCGTGGAAAATATAAAAAACATGCGCTTCTTGTATGAACAAATCCGTCAATTGGAAATGCTGCCTTGTCCTTATCATCGTTATTATTACATGACGGATAGCATGCTGAAAGAAGAGCTGGAAGAGGCCGATAAGGAAGGGACCCGCGGGCAGGTAGTGAAACGTCTGGAAGAAAGTTTGTTTGAGCTTTATAAAGATCCCAACCTGGATTACAAGCCCAAAGAACTGGAGCAACGCGGGGGAGCATACTACAGCGACGCAGCTTGTGAAGTGATTAATGCCATCTATAACAACAAAGGAACGCGCATGGTAGTCAACACACGCAACCGCGGGGCGATTAGCGATCTGCCTTATGACAGTGCCATTGAAATTACGAGCATGATTACGGCACACGGTGCGGAGCCTGTACATTTTGGCGCATTCCCGTCCGCTCAAAGAGGGCTATTGCAGTTAATGAAGGCGATGGAAGAGCTGACGATTGAAGCGGCCGTCACAGGAGATTACCCAACAGCACTACAGGCATTTACATTGAATCCCCTGGTGACAAGCGGCGACGTGGCTAAAGTGGTTTTGGATGAATTGTTGGAAGCGCATAAAGAGCATCTGCCGCAGTTTAAAAAATGA
- a CDS encoding carbohydrate ABC transporter permease: MRQKQSAADRTFTVFAYTFILLFTLFCLFPFLLMIIGSFTDEGELIAHGYTLFPQKLSLDAYKAVLQSDVLLSGYAVTIFITAVGALSALCISAMLGYSLANKRNVLQTPFLIFCYLPMLFSGGIIPFYIVVSQWLHLQNTVWVLILTLLCQPFLVFLLVSFFRTIPEELEEAARIDGANEMRIFFQIMIPISKPILASVGLFYALNYWNDWFMGLMFVDNEKLFPLQLILRRMVSNMEAARNLIPAAAAIAVTPPTYGVRMATTVLTIGPIVLLYPLLQKYFVKGLTVGAVKG, encoded by the coding sequence ATGAGACAGAAACAGAGTGCTGCGGATCGGACTTTTACGGTATTTGCCTATACGTTCATTTTGTTGTTCACTTTATTTTGTCTGTTTCCTTTTCTGCTGATGATTATCGGATCGTTTACGGACGAGGGGGAACTGATTGCGCACGGGTATACTTTATTTCCGCAAAAATTATCGCTGGACGCTTATAAAGCGGTTTTGCAATCGGATGTGCTGCTGAGCGGCTATGCGGTCACGATTTTTATCACCGCCGTAGGCGCATTAAGCGCGCTGTGCATTTCCGCAATGCTCGGCTATTCTCTGGCCAACAAGCGGAATGTCCTGCAAACGCCGTTTCTGATTTTCTGCTATTTGCCTATGCTTTTTTCCGGAGGCATCATTCCGTTTTATATTGTGGTCAGTCAGTGGCTGCATTTGCAGAATACCGTTTGGGTGCTAATTTTAACATTATTATGCCAGCCGTTCCTCGTCTTTTTGCTTGTCAGTTTCTTCCGCACAATTCCCGAGGAATTGGAGGAAGCCGCAAGAATTGACGGGGCGAATGAGATGAGAATTTTCTTTCAAATTATGATACCGATCTCGAAGCCGATTCTGGCTTCCGTCGGTCTCTTTTATGCCCTGAACTACTGGAATGACTGGTTTATGGGATTGATGTTCGTGGATAATGAGAAGCTGTTCCCGCTGCAATTGATTCTGCGCCGGATGGTATCCAATATGGAGGCCGCCAGAAATCTCATTCCCGCCGCCGCAGCCATTGCCGTAACGCCACCAACCTATGGTGTGCGGATGGCGACAACCGTGCTGACGATCGGCCCGATTGTCTTGCTGTATCCCTTGCTTCAAAAGTATTTTGTCAAAGGTCTAACGGTAGGAGCTGTCAAAGGGTAA
- a CDS encoding AraC family transcriptional regulator, giving the protein MKFRLPLFTSLKRHPTYMKLIFYFVSANVLVLAVSFALLYWQSSQTLLEEIGDHSESLLLNGARNTARLMEWSLEFSFSSSDDSTLKVNALSDQYSDFETYGVWRRLIEIKNANPSIDSVYLINDYTNTVVDSRLGLSDAEAFYDQDIIKRLQDPATTDHSVLIPRTLSIPLVGIKAKEVISIVRFYEKGSSISAFVLNIDTDNLMTLLQNNSNYANRSVTVLNDRDETVFSSIPLNQEQIAELRSQGNKGESGWKLFQPRNQEEQLMVYAGSSIKGIQDWSFIETIPKSVILGKITVLRNTSLILFLILFIASLTVIVLISKRVYSPIQELISRVMRQHQAEKPGEGYSANELDYLSNVFTAQHNRIYELTEHWRHTKILGRERFLRDFLGGIYHTAEEICAQFQEWGIALPEDQLSVAIFRIDHFSEFTEAYPEKDRRLLRFAMSNIIQESLQFSKHKLQTVDMGNDHVAVVLSAPLSEEFAKKLQVSKQLMEQYLSIGTTVAWGRTLPSLTDMHEVYMETYELTQERFRFGHGALVVKAWLADAPGELYHLPVDKERQIAQALPKGNADTVLEIIRSAVVKLRGLPYFECKMSLITLFMNIRRLMQEHSSQPLPSSWGLTSIENQIIQQETMENVVPWMEALITKTLEDIEAARSLSKNAALIEQADQFIEAHLTDSNLSAKMLADHLGLSVNYFRSLYKAETNQSITEKISEKRLNYICQELLASDSPIEPIIQKYGFSSLNTFYSIFKKVYGMTPAQYRRMHKNTTS; this is encoded by the coding sequence ATGAAGTTCAGACTTCCACTTTTCACATCGCTGAAGCGGCATCCTACTTATATGAAACTTATTTTTTATTTTGTCAGTGCAAACGTTCTGGTTCTGGCTGTATCTTTTGCGCTGCTCTATTGGCAGTCTTCCCAGACGCTTCTGGAAGAGATCGGCGATCATTCCGAATCCTTGCTATTGAACGGTGCCCGGAACACTGCGCGTCTGATGGAATGGTCTTTGGAATTCAGCTTCTCCTCCAGCGATGACAGTACCCTCAAGGTGAATGCCCTTTCGGATCAATACAGCGATTTTGAAACTTATGGGGTATGGAGACGGCTTATCGAAATCAAGAACGCCAATCCGTCTATCGATTCGGTATACCTAATCAACGATTACACAAATACTGTAGTAGATTCCAGACTTGGATTGAGTGATGCGGAAGCTTTTTACGACCAGGACATTATTAAGCGTTTGCAGGATCCGGCTACAACGGATCACAGCGTTCTCATTCCGAGAACCTTGTCCATTCCGCTTGTCGGGATTAAGGCCAAAGAGGTGATTAGCATCGTAAGATTTTACGAAAAAGGCAGTTCCATCTCGGCTTTCGTTCTGAATATAGATACTGATAATTTAATGACCTTGCTTCAGAACAATTCGAATTATGCGAACAGGTCGGTCACTGTTCTGAATGATCGGGATGAGACGGTTTTTAGCAGCATTCCTTTGAATCAGGAACAAATTGCGGAGCTCAGGAGCCAAGGGAATAAGGGCGAAAGCGGATGGAAGCTGTTTCAGCCCCGCAATCAGGAAGAGCAACTGATGGTTTACGCAGGCTCCTCCATTAAAGGGATTCAGGATTGGAGTTTTATCGAAACTATCCCGAAGTCTGTCATTTTGGGAAAAATCACTGTTCTTCGCAACACAAGCCTGATCTTGTTCCTCATTCTGTTCATAGCATCATTGACCGTGATCGTTCTGATTTCCAAACGGGTGTACTCGCCTATTCAAGAACTGATTAGCAGAGTGATGCGCCAGCATCAAGCGGAAAAGCCCGGCGAAGGATATAGCGCAAATGAACTTGACTACTTATCCAATGTGTTTACAGCCCAACACAATCGGATTTATGAACTGACCGAGCACTGGCGGCATACTAAAATTCTGGGTAGGGAGCGGTTTTTACGGGATTTTCTGGGGGGTATCTATCATACGGCAGAGGAAATATGTGCTCAATTTCAAGAATGGGGAATTGCTCTGCCGGAAGATCAGCTGTCGGTGGCCATCTTCCGGATCGACCACTTCTCGGAATTTACGGAGGCCTACCCGGAAAAGGACCGGCGTCTACTCCGATTTGCAATGTCCAATATTATTCAAGAGTCGCTGCAATTTTCCAAGCACAAGCTGCAAACGGTGGACATGGGGAACGATCACGTGGCGGTTGTCTTATCGGCTCCATTGTCCGAAGAATTTGCAAAGAAGCTGCAAGTATCTAAGCAGTTAATGGAGCAGTATTTGTCAATCGGCACGACCGTCGCTTGGGGTAGGACGTTGCCCAGCCTGACCGACATGCATGAAGTATATATGGAGACGTATGAACTGACGCAGGAACGGTTCCGATTCGGGCACGGAGCGCTCGTCGTGAAAGCATGGCTGGCCGACGCGCCCGGAGAACTGTATCATCTGCCTGTGGACAAAGAGCGGCAGATCGCTCAGGCTCTTCCCAAGGGTAACGCGGATACGGTTCTGGAAATCATACGCTCAGCCGTGGTCAAGCTGCGGGGACTGCCCTATTTTGAATGTAAAATGTCGCTGATTACCTTGTTTATGAACATACGCCGGCTTATGCAGGAGCACTCCAGTCAGCCGCTGCCCAGTTCATGGGGGCTGACTTCTATCGAGAATCAGATCATACAGCAGGAGACGATGGAAAACGTAGTGCCTTGGATGGAAGCGCTTATAACCAAGACGCTTGAAGACATTGAGGCTGCCCGCAGTCTGTCCAAAAACGCGGCCCTGATCGAGCAGGCGGACCAGTTCATTGAAGCACATTTAACCGATTCGAACTTGTCCGCAAAAATGCTGGCCGACCATTTGGGTCTGTCCGTGAACTATTTCCGCAGTTTGTATAAAGCGGAGACAAACCAGTCGATTACGGAAAAGATATCGGAGAAGCGCCTAAATTACATTTGTCAGGAGTTGCTTGCCTCCGACTCGCCGATTGAGCCGATCATCCAGAAATACGGATTTTCGTCGCTTAACACGTTTTATTCCATCTTCAAAAAGGTGTATGGAATGACGCCAGCCCAATATCGGAGGATGCATAAAAACACCACATCCTAA
- a CDS encoding ABC transporter permease, translating to MQYQLNARKRSKLKHIVRNPFLYAMAVPGLLFFLVFSYFPIYGIMIAFKDYNFAKGITGSEWVGFKNFNYFFTSDDFWVILRNTLMLNMLFILFTTAAAVLIALMFNEIRNKYFKRISQSLIFLPYFMSWIVVGMIVQSLFGGEEPMINTWLQNFGLEPVNWMFESKLWPFILTVIRVWQGAGYLSIIFLAAITGISEDLYEAARIDGASKLQIVLRITLPLLVPTVMIMTLLAVGKIFNGDFAMIYAIIGDNSLLYPTTDVIDTFVFRSMRQLHDFGMSSAVGLFQSVMGLIFVIAANWVTRRVSKESALF from the coding sequence ATGCAATACCAACTTAATGCAAGGAAACGGTCCAAGCTGAAGCATATTGTTCGTAATCCTTTTCTCTATGCTATGGCCGTACCGGGGCTGCTGTTCTTTCTCGTATTCAGTTATTTTCCCATATACGGGATTATGATTGCCTTCAAAGACTATAATTTTGCCAAAGGAATTACGGGAAGCGAATGGGTCGGTTTTAAAAACTTCAACTATTTTTTTACTTCGGATGACTTCTGGGTCATCCTGCGCAACACGCTGATGCTGAACATGCTGTTCATTTTGTTTACTACGGCGGCTGCTGTATTAATCGCGCTAATGTTCAATGAAATTCGCAATAAGTATTTCAAACGAATTTCGCAGTCTCTCATTTTTCTTCCTTATTTTATGTCCTGGATTGTGGTAGGAATGATTGTCCAATCCTTATTCGGCGGGGAAGAGCCGATGATCAATACTTGGCTGCAAAATTTCGGCTTGGAACCGGTCAACTGGATGTTTGAGTCGAAGCTGTGGCCTTTCATTCTGACGGTTATTCGCGTGTGGCAAGGAGCCGGTTATCTTTCGATTATTTTTCTGGCCGCGATTACCGGCATATCGGAGGATTTGTACGAGGCTGCCCGGATTGACGGGGCATCTAAGCTGCAGATTGTGTTGCGCATTACGCTGCCGCTGCTCGTTCCTACTGTTATGATCATGACTTTGCTGGCCGTAGGCAAGATTTTCAACGGGGACTTTGCCATGATCTATGCCATCATTGGAGACAATTCCTTGCTGTATCCGACTACCGACGTCATCGACACCTTCGTATTCCGCTCCATGAGACAGCTGCATGACTTCGGCATGTCTTCGGCGGTCGGCCTGTTCCAGTCGGTTATGGGTCTGATCTTTGTCATTGCCGCCAACTGGGTAACCCGAAGGGTGTCTAAAGAATCCGCTTTATTCTAG
- a CDS encoding ABC transporter substrate-binding protein, producing the protein MRLKKWFGAVTATVLALSLMLAGCGGKTGTGGNEGNAPTNTENTTSAPKETVTLKAYFPGDKPAGFDDVLQAVNDKLKADNVGAALNINFLPWSDYGNAVSVKMSAGEDFDMYLDAPWLSMNQMIASNSLLELDAMVAERLELKASIPDEMWEYNKFDGKIMGIPLGTTQGPVYGLLIRKDLREKYGLPELKTLEDLEKFLYTVKENEKDVRPFVINGIKADKLPFILSESANLALDEVLEIGVSMFSYSTKDKKVVGQWASPMIADGYERVTKYYKDGIISKNIAQEQNAETLFKQGKYAATYYAADGVEGLKYSDMLKDGSDKLEVFVPNGDKAGPYTAFQQWNFLCIPTSSKHSDLALDVVNWLSIKENHDLMEYGIQGKDWEPAGDTSYKALSNYSFPGFVLTWRPTLNRTPDTMMPDDKKWFDFSADPANFTLSPTAGFSFNAEKVKTEYAKITPLHDSFFLPLSQGVLSADEGKATLEEKMASLGGQKVIDEIQAQIDAVTSGK; encoded by the coding sequence ATGAGATTGAAAAAATGGTTTGGCGCGGTGACGGCCACAGTATTGGCTTTGTCATTGATGCTGGCGGGCTGCGGAGGCAAAACGGGGACTGGCGGCAATGAAGGGAATGCTCCAACGAATACGGAAAACACTACATCCGCACCGAAGGAAACGGTGACCCTGAAAGCTTATTTCCCGGGAGATAAGCCGGCGGGCTTTGACGATGTGCTGCAGGCGGTCAACGACAAATTGAAAGCGGATAACGTCGGAGCGGCCTTGAATATTAATTTCTTGCCGTGGTCCGATTACGGGAATGCGGTATCTGTGAAGATGTCTGCCGGGGAAGATTTCGATATGTATTTGGATGCCCCATGGTTGTCGATGAATCAGATGATCGCCAGCAATTCTTTGCTGGAACTGGATGCCATGGTGGCCGAGCGTCTGGAGCTTAAAGCGTCCATTCCCGATGAAATGTGGGAATATAACAAATTCGACGGCAAAATTATGGGCATTCCGCTCGGCACCACCCAAGGCCCGGTATACGGCCTGCTGATCCGCAAAGATTTGCGCGAGAAATACGGACTTCCCGAGTTGAAAACGCTCGAAGATCTGGAGAAATTTTTGTATACGGTCAAGGAAAACGAGAAGGACGTCAGACCCTTCGTCATTAACGGCATAAAGGCCGATAAACTTCCATTTATTCTGAGCGAATCCGCTAATCTGGCGCTCGATGAAGTGCTGGAAATCGGCGTCAGCATGTTCTCCTATTCAACCAAGGACAAGAAAGTTGTCGGTCAATGGGCAAGCCCGATGATTGCCGATGGTTATGAACGCGTCACCAAATACTACAAGGACGGCATAATTTCCAAAAATATCGCGCAGGAGCAAAATGCGGAAACCTTGTTCAAACAGGGAAAATATGCGGCCACCTATTATGCTGCAGACGGTGTGGAGGGATTGAAATATTCGGATATGCTGAAGGATGGCAGCGACAAGCTTGAGGTTTTCGTTCCAAACGGTGATAAGGCGGGGCCGTATACCGCTTTCCAGCAATGGAATTTCCTTTGCATTCCGACTTCATCCAAGCACAGCGATTTGGCTCTGGACGTAGTCAATTGGTTGTCCATTAAGGAAAACCACGATTTGATGGAATACGGCATTCAAGGGAAGGATTGGGAGCCTGCCGGCGATACGAGCTATAAGGCGCTGTCCAACTATTCGTTCCCGGGCTTTGTGCTGACCTGGCGGCCAACGCTGAACCGCACGCCGGATACGATGATGCCGGATGACAAGAAGTGGTTCGACTTCTCCGCCGACCCGGCTAATTTCACGCTTAGTCCGACGGCAGGCTTCAGCTTTAACGCTGAAAAGGTGAAGACGGAATATGCCAAAATTACGCCGCTTCACGATTCGTTTTTCCTGCCGCTTAGTCAAGGTGTGCTGTCTGCGGATGAAGGCAAGGCGACGCTGGAGGAAAAAATGGCGAGCCTCGGCGGACAAAAAGTGATCGATGAAATTCAAGCGCAAATCGACGCCGTTACATCCGGTAAATAA